GAAACCTTTCCTTCTTGAGCCAGCCAACCGATACCACGTTGAATATTTTTTTCATCTATTTTAGTTTCCCTGGTTAACTTGGCTATAGTGGTCGCGCCATTTTTATCCAGATACTTCCAGATTTCACCTGCTGTATTGCCTACTATGTCTGACATATTACTATCACCTTAGAGTCATTAATTAAGTCACAATCGATATTACCCTAAATAAAATCAGGAATAAATAGTTTATTTTATCTCCCACAGGATATTGAGTAGCAGCTCTATCAACTCTATCCTCTAATAGATACTCTGCCGCAATTAGTATAGCTATTCAGGCCGACTTTGTCTTTGCAGATATAAATAAATTAGCTATGAAACCTCAATTGCATCAATATCACAGAGAATTTAAGCAAAAGACTTTGCCGCCCAAAATATTGCCAAAGGTTCGCGCTATTTAATAACGCACTTATCAAATACCCTTCTATTTGTGAAATTTCCCAGTCAAGGTATTTTCCATTCCCTGACACTCCTCCCAAGCGTAAATTCTGAAAAACCAATGACTCTATTAATATACGAAATTTTTTCGTGTCTTTGGTACTTTTCGTGGATAAACTGACGTTTTTAGATTTAATCATGCTGCACTATAAAAACCTATCCCGATGAAAGAGCAAGAAGGTGTCATAAAATATCAATTGCAGCATATGCAAAAGCCTATCAAGGAAACTTTTTCATTTAATGAAATTAATGCCTGGCGCACTATTATTTTTCGTCTTGGCCTTATTGGACAGGATCCTGATCGCTATAACAATCTTGGTTTTGGCAATATCAGTCAACGACTTTACCCCCTAAGTAGTCAGTTTATTATTAGCGGCACGCAAACAGGATCTATTGAACAGTTAAATCCGGAACATTATTGCCTGGTTATCAACGCAGATCCCCGAAAAAACCGGCTTTCATCATGCGGACTGAAGAAACCTTCATCTGAAGCACTGACTCATGCAAGCATTTATGCCCAAGACAATACCATACAGGCCGTTATTCATGTGCATAGCCCTGAATTATGGAGCTGTACTGCCGCGCTTAAGCTAACCCATATCCCCACAGACATTCCTTATGGCACGGTTGCAATGGCTACCGCCGTTGAGCAGCTATTTCAAACTGGTCAGTTACAACAAACACCCCTATTTACCATGTTGGGACATAAAGATGGAGTCGTTGCTTTTGGCAAAAACATGCAAGAAGCAGCATGGATATTGATAAAGTATTTATCATTGGCTATCAGTACGGCAAAGCAATAGCCTAAATAAAGACACTCATCATAATCGATTATTGGTAAAAACCTTATGGTCTTCGTGGTAAACAAAAAATATTAAATAGTCCGTTAGCCGTATTTTACGTTTAGTCTGTTTAATTTTAAAAAAACATCTCCGGGCAAGCAGAAGTTACTCTATAAGTTACCGTTTAGTATATTTATTGACTACCAAATACGACATTGAGAAAACATTGATTTTGTGTTGTAATGCCAACGTTTTACGTCTTAATGCGCCCCTTGTTTTCAAGTGTTTGATATAAGGGGCTCGGTTCGCCGCAACTTGTTTGGAGAGTAGGCTTATTATCTATGCGATTTACTATTAAAAACGGTTTAAACCTACCCATAACGGGAGGTCCTAAACAAATTATTGAGGATGGCAATAAGGTTAATTCCGTTGCCATTCTGGGGATTGATTATGTAGGCATGAAACCTACCATGATGGTTAGCGAGGGGGATACGGTCAAATTGGGTCAGGTACTTTTCACTGACAAGAAAAATCCTGGGTGCGTATTTACGTCACCGGGTGCAGGTGTCGTTAAAGCGATTAACCGTGGTGCCAAACGGGTATTACAATCAGTCGTTATTGACTTACAAGGCTCGGCAGAAGTATCGTTCAGCCAGTACAGCGAATCCGAACTTAACGATTTAACAGCAGAACAAGTTAAAGAGAATCTGTTGGCATCAGGCTTGTGGGCTACCATACGAGTGCGTCCTTATGGTAAAACGCCTGCTATAGATAGCAAGCCCAGCTCCATTTTTGTTACGGCTATAGATACCCGACCTTTAGCAGCAGATCCTGCCGTTATTATTAAGGAACGCAGTAATGATTTCGTTAATGGTTTAGCGGTAATTGCCAAACTGACAACCGGTAAAACTTACGTTTGCAAAGCGTCAGATGCTGATATAGTAATTGGTAGCGCTGCAACTGTTGCTGAATTTTCAGGTCCGCATCCTGCCGGTTTACCCAGTACCCATATTCATTTTATTGATGCAGTTAATATCAATAAATCTGTCTGGCATCTGGATTATCAGGCAGTAATGGCAATAGGTGCATTATTTACTACCGGTAAATTGAATGTCGAAAGAGTCGTTTCGTTAGCGGGCCCTACTGTAAAAAACCCAAGATTAATCCGCACTCGCGTTGGTGCCAACACCAATGATTTGGTTGCAGGTGAGCTTTTGGATGACGTTGAGAGTCGGGTTATTTCCGGTTCCGTTTTATACGGTCATACTGCCAGCGATTGGGCTGCCTATTTAGGCTGTTACAGTAACCAGTTGTCGGTATTGCAAGAAGGCCGCGCCCGAGAATTGTTTGGCTGGATTGTTGCCGGTAAAGACAAATACTCGGCACTGAATGTTTATACATCCAGTGTTGATCGTAAAAACAACCGTCTTTTTCCATTAACTACCGATAAAAACGGCAGTAACAGAGCCATTGTTCCAATTGGCGTTTATGAAACTGTCATGCCTATGGACATTTTGGCAACACCATTGTTAAAAGCGTTAGTAGTTGGTGATTCAGATCAGGCGCAATTATTGGGTTGCTTGGAACTTGATGAAGAAGATGTCTCCTTATTTACGTTTGTGGATCCAGGTAAACATGACTTCGGTCCTGTACTGAGAGCGAATTTAACTAAAATCGAGAAGGAAGGATAATGTCGGCTAGAGAAATTTTAGATAGCATAGAGCCGCATTTTACAAAAGGTGGTCGATTAGAAAAGTATTACGGTCTCTATGAGATGGTCGATACCTTTATATATACGCCCGCTGATGTAACACGCGGCACTACCCATGTTCGTGACGGTAATGACCTGAAGCGAACCATGACTTTTGTGGTTATAGCAACGCTGTTTTGTGTATTGATGGCGATGTATAACACCGGATATCAAGCCAATTTGGCAATGGAATCCATGGGTCTGGAAAAAATTGATAACTGGCGCAGTGTCCCGATGATGTTATTCGGATATAGCACTATGAATCCGTTTTCTAACCTGGCTCATGGCGCCTTATACTTTTTACCTATTTATATCACCACGTTGGCTATCGGCGGTATTTGGGAAGTATTATTTGCTACCGTTCGTGGCCATGAAGTCAATGAAGGCTTTTTGGTTTCATCCATGTTATACGCTTTGATTATGCCGCCTGATATGCCTCTATGGCAGGTAGCGCTGGGTATTTCATTCGGCATCGTGATTGGTAAGGAAGTTTTTGGCGGTACCGGCAAAAACTTTTTAAATCCTGCGCTGACCGGACGGGCATTTTTATACTTTGCTTACCCCGCCTCAATGACTGGTGATTCTGTATGGATCGCAGTTGATGGCTATACCCGGGCAACGCCTTTAGGTCTGGCGGCAAACGGTGGTCTTGACGCTGTTTACGCAGCTGATTATAGCTGGATGCAAACATTTTTTGGTTTTGAGCCTGGCTGTTTGGGTGAAACATCAACTCTGGCCATTTTAATAGGTGCCGCATTCCTGCTGTATACCCGTGTTGCGTCCTATCGCATTATGGGTGGTGTATTTGCCGGTATGGTCGCTATCGCTACGCTGTTTAACTTTGTTGGCAGCGATACCAACCCCATGTTTGCCCTGCCCTGGTATTGGCATTTAACGATGGGCGGTTTTG
Above is a window of Methylobacter sp. S3L5C DNA encoding:
- a CDS encoding winged helix-turn-helix domain-containing protein, whose protein sequence is MSDIVGNTAGEIWKYLDKNGATTIAKLTRETKIDEKNIQRGIGWLAQEGKVSLEIVNRAETISLT
- a CDS encoding class II aldolase/adducin family protein, giving the protein MKEQEGVIKYQLQHMQKPIKETFSFNEINAWRTIIFRLGLIGQDPDRYNNLGFGNISQRLYPLSSQFIISGTQTGSIEQLNPEHYCLVINADPRKNRLSSCGLKKPSSEALTHASIYAQDNTIQAVIHVHSPELWSCTAALKLTHIPTDIPYGTVAMATAVEQLFQTGQLQQTPLFTMLGHKDGVVAFGKNMQEAAWILIKYLSLAISTAKQ
- a CDS encoding Na(+)-translocating NADH-quinone reductase subunit A; this encodes MRFTIKNGLNLPITGGPKQIIEDGNKVNSVAILGIDYVGMKPTMMVSEGDTVKLGQVLFTDKKNPGCVFTSPGAGVVKAINRGAKRVLQSVVIDLQGSAEVSFSQYSESELNDLTAEQVKENLLASGLWATIRVRPYGKTPAIDSKPSSIFVTAIDTRPLAADPAVIIKERSNDFVNGLAVIAKLTTGKTYVCKASDADIVIGSAATVAEFSGPHPAGLPSTHIHFIDAVNINKSVWHLDYQAVMAIGALFTTGKLNVERVVSLAGPTVKNPRLIRTRVGANTNDLVAGELLDDVESRVISGSVLYGHTASDWAAYLGCYSNQLSVLQEGRARELFGWIVAGKDKYSALNVYTSSVDRKNNRLFPLTTDKNGSNRAIVPIGVYETVMPMDILATPLLKALVVGDSDQAQLLGCLELDEEDVSLFTFVDPGKHDFGPVLRANLTKIEKEG
- a CDS encoding NADH:ubiquinone reductase (Na(+)-transporting) subunit B, with protein sequence MSAREILDSIEPHFTKGGRLEKYYGLYEMVDTFIYTPADVTRGTTHVRDGNDLKRTMTFVVIATLFCVLMAMYNTGYQANLAMESMGLEKIDNWRSVPMMLFGYSTMNPFSNLAHGALYFLPIYITTLAIGGIWEVLFATVRGHEVNEGFLVSSMLYALIMPPDMPLWQVALGISFGIVIGKEVFGGTGKNFLNPALTGRAFLYFAYPASMTGDSVWIAVDGYTRATPLGLAANGGLDAVYAADYSWMQTFFGFEPGCLGETSTLAILIGAAFLLYTRVASYRIMGGVFAGMVAIATLFNFVGSDTNPMFALPWYWHLTMGGFAFGMVYMATDPVSAAMTNKGRWIFGALVGGMTVLIRVVNPAFPEGIMLAILFSNMFAPTIDYFVIQANIRRRVKRHA